A portion of the Candidatus Hydrogenedentota bacterium genome contains these proteins:
- a CDS encoding UDP-glucose/GDP-mannose dehydrogenase family protein: protein MNISVFGLGYVGAVSSACLAEMGHRVTGVDVDEFKVDAINRGESPIVEELISELIAGERAAGRLHATTDIVAAVLGTDLSLVCVGTPSTESGGLDTRHVARVAEQIGAALRGKPDWHVVVVRSTILPGTVEEIVLPLLEKHSGKRCGEGFGLCFHPEFLREGSSVKDFRSPPKIVIGSSDRRAADTLASLYAGFDAPLLVTSIRTAEMVKYADNAFHALKIVFANEIGALCKTLGIDSHQVMDIFCADTRLNISPAYLRPGFAYGGSCLPKDLRALLHMARANNLEMPMLANLARSNELHINRVLDLVLAADRRNVTVLGLSFKPGTDDLRESPMVELVERLIGKGCRVRVCDGHVTIARMRGGNLSFIERKCPHIADLLMGDLDAAVAGGEVIVVGAKTPEFIGAVTRLGAGKIIVDLVRAVDPGAAPFAEYHGVCW from the coding sequence ATGAACATCAGCGTGTTTGGCCTGGGCTATGTGGGCGCCGTCTCCAGCGCGTGTCTCGCCGAGATGGGGCACCGGGTCACCGGCGTGGACGTGGACGAGTTCAAGGTGGACGCCATCAACCGGGGCGAGAGCCCCATTGTCGAGGAGCTCATCTCCGAGCTCATCGCCGGGGAGCGCGCCGCCGGGCGGCTCCACGCCACCACGGACATCGTCGCCGCAGTCCTCGGGACGGACCTCTCCCTGGTCTGCGTCGGGACCCCTTCCACCGAGTCCGGCGGGCTGGACACGCGCCACGTCGCCCGCGTGGCCGAACAGATAGGCGCCGCCCTGCGCGGCAAGCCGGACTGGCACGTCGTCGTCGTCCGCAGCACCATACTGCCCGGCACCGTCGAGGAGATTGTCCTCCCCCTGCTCGAAAAGCATTCCGGAAAACGCTGCGGCGAAGGCTTCGGCCTCTGCTTCCATCCCGAGTTCCTGCGCGAGGGAAGCTCCGTGAAGGACTTCCGCAGCCCGCCGAAGATCGTCATCGGCTCTTCCGACCGGCGCGCCGCCGACACCCTCGCCTCCCTGTACGCGGGCTTCGATGCCCCCCTCCTCGTCACCTCCATACGCACCGCCGAAATGGTCAAATACGCCGACAACGCCTTCCACGCCCTGAAAATCGTCTTCGCCAACGAGATCGGCGCCCTCTGCAAGACCCTCGGCATTGACAGCCACCAGGTGATGGACATCTTCTGCGCCGACACCCGCCTCAACATCTCGCCCGCCTACCTCAGGCCCGGATTCGCCTACGGCGGCTCCTGCCTGCCCAAGGACCTCCGCGCCCTGCTCCACATGGCCCGCGCCAACAACCTCGAAATGCCCATGCTGGCAAACCTGGCCCGCAGCAACGAGCTGCACATCAACCGCGTCCTTGACCTGGTTCTCGCCGCGGACCGCCGCAACGTCACCGTCCTCGGCCTCAGCTTCAAGCCCGGCACCGACGACCTCCGCGAAAGCCCCATGGTCGAGCTCGTCGAGCGCCTCATCGGCAAGGGCTGCCGCGTCCGCGTCTGCGACGGGCATGTCACCATCGCCCGCATGCGCGGCGGCAACCTCTCCTTCATCGAGCGGAAATGCCCCCACATCGCCGACCTGCTCATGGGCGATCTCGACGCGGCCGTGGCCGGGGGCGAAGTGATTGTCGTGGGCGCGAAGACCCCTGAATTCATTGGGGCCGTCACGCGCCTGGGCGCGGGCAAAATCATCGTGGACCTCGTCCGCGCAGTGGACCCCGGCGCGGCCCCCTTCGCGGAATACCACGGCGTCTGCTGGTAA
- a CDS encoding lysoplasmalogenase, giving the protein MMVCAFITVLGLFLMLAASPLGHHASGLFKIVASTGFIALGIAAGGFHTPFGRLVLLGLVFSWWGDFFLISGNDKIFLMGVGAFFLAHLAYCAAFLVNGVEVRWMLWSAPWMLAVFGVVGWWLHPHLGDMRIPVYAYMVVITLMVVLAAGATGAAGVAGAGRHYGLLAAALLFYVSDLFVARDRFVSHSIINPLFGLPLYYAAQIWFGYNIAILR; this is encoded by the coding sequence ATGATGGTGTGCGCGTTCATCACGGTGCTGGGGCTGTTCCTCATGCTGGCGGCGTCCCCGCTGGGGCACCACGCCTCGGGCCTGTTCAAGATAGTCGCCTCGACGGGGTTCATCGCGCTGGGCATCGCGGCGGGGGGGTTCCACACGCCGTTCGGGCGGCTGGTGCTGTTGGGGCTGGTTTTCTCGTGGTGGGGCGACTTCTTTCTGATCTCCGGCAACGACAAGATTTTCCTGATGGGGGTGGGCGCGTTCTTCCTGGCCCATCTCGCGTACTGCGCGGCCTTCCTGGTCAACGGGGTCGAGGTCCGCTGGATGCTGTGGTCCGCGCCGTGGATGCTGGCGGTGTTCGGGGTGGTGGGCTGGTGGCTGCACCCGCATTTGGGCGACATGCGGATTCCCGTGTACGCGTACATGGTGGTCATCACGCTGATGGTGGTGCTGGCGGCGGGCGCGACGGGCGCGGCGGGCGTGGCGGGCGCGGGGCGCCATTACGGCCTGCTGGCGGCGGCGCTGCTGTTCTATGTCTCCGACCTGTTTGTGGCCCGGGACCGTTTTGTGTCGCACAGCATCATCAACCCCCTTTTCGGCCTGCCGCTGTACTACGCCGCGCAAATCTGGTTCGGGTACAACATCGCGATATTGCGCTGA
- the deoC gene encoding deoxyribose-phosphate aldolase: MARRIDHTLLRSHATEGEVRELCEEALAHNFRAVSVNPVWVSYCAKLLRGATVGVDACVAFPLGASTARMKLEEAREAVQNGATEIDMVINIGALKSGYPDFVEREIAAVVAGVRDTPVKVILETSCLNHDEKVMVCEMCMRAGAAFVKTSTGFGPGGATLEDVALMRSVVGNSLGIKAAGGIRTWGGAAAMIEAGATVIGTSAGVQILDAAPAA; the protein is encoded by the coding sequence ATGGCCCGAAGGATAGACCACACGCTGCTGCGCTCCCACGCCACGGAGGGCGAGGTGCGTGAACTGTGCGAGGAGGCGCTGGCGCACAATTTCCGGGCGGTGTCGGTGAATCCGGTGTGGGTGTCGTACTGCGCGAAGCTGCTGCGCGGGGCAACCGTGGGGGTGGACGCATGCGTGGCGTTTCCGCTGGGGGCGAGCACGGCGCGGATGAAGCTGGAGGAGGCGCGGGAGGCGGTGCAGAACGGGGCGACGGAGATAGACATGGTGATCAACATCGGGGCGCTGAAGTCGGGCTACCCGGACTTTGTGGAGCGTGAAATCGCCGCGGTGGTGGCCGGGGTGCGGGACACGCCGGTGAAGGTGATTCTGGAGACCTCGTGCCTGAACCATGACGAGAAGGTGATGGTCTGCGAGATGTGCATGCGGGCCGGGGCGGCGTTTGTGAAGACCTCGACCGGGTTCGGGCCGGGCGGGGCGACGCTGGAGGATGTGGCGCTGATGCGGAGCGTGGTGGGCAACAGCCTGGGCATCAAGGCGGCGGGCGGCATCCGGACCTGGGGCGGCGCCGCCGCCATGATCGAGGCGGGGGCCACGGTGATCGGCACCAGCGCGGGCGTGCAGATACTGGACGCGGCGCCGGCGGCGTGA
- a CDS encoding FAD:protein FMN transferase: MRSFPPVHPVHPVHRRFCLILLPLLLALSAAARADSPTALRMTHRAMGTEFEFVLLGDSPDTDIELLRAAGQTAFEAIDALEQRISNWIPESPVSVMNRLASIEPVTVDHDVFELLRLARRFYEETDGAFDVTVGPLLELWGFYGKKGETPTAETLAKAREKVGFNHVLMDLDTRQVRFEKPGMHVDFGGIGKGLALDRAAEILKQQGVNRFRIHGGTSTFVVCGAPPTGENWTVDIYPPYNICGGVSAVAEIALSEESLSTSAAAANEVEVSGRKRGHIFDPRTGMPVDNGVLAATAVAPTGAESDALSTAFFVMGLEKTREYCGKHPSVRAVLSSEKDGAPVTAHINFP, from the coding sequence TTGCGGTCATTCCCTCCCGTCCACCCCGTCCACCCCGTCCACCGGCGCTTCTGCCTCATTCTGCTTCCCCTTTTGCTGGCCCTCTCCGCCGCCGCCCGGGCCGACTCCCCCACGGCCCTGCGCATGACCCACCGGGCCATGGGCACCGAGTTCGAATTCGTCCTCCTCGGCGACAGCCCGGACACGGACATCGAACTCCTCCGCGCCGCGGGCCAGACGGCCTTCGAGGCCATTGACGCCCTGGAGCAGCGCATCAGCAACTGGATTCCCGAAAGCCCCGTTTCGGTGATGAACCGCCTTGCCTCCATCGAACCCGTGACGGTGGACCATGATGTCTTTGAACTGCTCCGGCTGGCCCGCCGCTTCTACGAGGAGACGGACGGCGCCTTCGACGTGACCGTCGGCCCCCTCCTCGAACTATGGGGCTTCTACGGCAAAAAGGGCGAGACACCCACGGCGGAGACACTGGCCAAGGCGCGTGAAAAAGTCGGGTTCAACCATGTTTTGATGGATTTGGATACCCGGCAGGTCAGGTTCGAAAAACCCGGAATGCACGTTGATTTCGGCGGCATCGGCAAGGGCCTCGCCCTGGACCGCGCGGCGGAAATCCTTAAACAGCAGGGGGTTAACCGATTCAGAATCCACGGGGGCACCAGCACCTTTGTGGTGTGCGGCGCGCCGCCGACCGGGGAAAATTGGACTGTGGACATTTATCCGCCGTATAATATATGCGGTGGTGTGTCGGCGGTGGCGGAAATCGCCCTCTCGGAAGAGTCCCTTTCCACCTCCGCCGCCGCCGCGAACGAAGTTGAAGTGTCCGGCAGGAAACGCGGGCACATTTTCGATCCCCGCACGGGCATGCCCGTGGACAACGGGGTGCTTGCCGCGACGGCGGTCGCCCCGACGGGCGCGGAAAGCGACGCCCTGAGCACGGCTTTTTTTGTGATGGGGTTGGAGAAGACGCGGGAATACTGCGGGAAACATCCGTCGGTCCGCGCCGTCCTGAGCAGCGAAAAGGACGGCGCGCCCGTGACGGCGCACATTAATTTTCCATAA
- a CDS encoding Gfo/Idh/MocA family oxidoreductase, which translates to MSNDINRRDFVKVAAAGTAAFTIASGYSPFSYAQNSKVTVGCIGVGGQGSFHLREGLTKNDGIHISAIADVYAPNQKAAVPMAMLSNAKQYLAEGEKPTPEMVEKAKATARPNTYYNYKEMLDKEQLDGVIIASPLSTHAAIAMDCLDADKYVFCEKTLVRTIEEGRALVTKCHEKGKWIQVGHQRRYNPKYNLGMWMAYDKGLLGRITHITAQWHRNNQWRRPTPKDYVLNEEEAKYIPDLEKHLNWRLYDEISGGLYTELATHQTDIANWFMKAVPNRVFSIAGLDYWKDGRTADDNIVLVFEYDVKRSSPGFVQVKSRSTLMDDSVINRNYTVRFIYTSILSNAKRGASEMIQGDHGTLELTENTCKFYGEQVTYATEENLSAEELSKKTQSGGTLQLSNKELTEGKELFANCTELKIPDAYQFEGFIKGVREGVVPRNNQMVGFTTAITAIAAMQSREKGGVVEIDPAWYTFDFEVPSFHEYDPSWSELHCGDAAAAEAAAAAAPAAPDAAPAEGAPAPAPETPPAA; encoded by the coding sequence ATGAGCAACGACATCAACCGGCGTGACTTTGTAAAGGTGGCGGCGGCCGGCACGGCGGCCTTCACCATCGCCAGCGGCTACTCGCCGTTCTCCTACGCCCAGAACAGCAAGGTGACCGTGGGCTGCATCGGCGTGGGCGGCCAGGGCTCGTTCCACCTGCGCGAGGGCCTGACGAAGAACGACGGCATCCACATCTCGGCCATCGCCGACGTGTACGCGCCGAACCAGAAGGCCGCCGTGCCCATGGCGATGCTCTCGAACGCGAAGCAGTACCTGGCCGAGGGCGAGAAGCCGACCCCCGAGATGGTGGAGAAGGCCAAGGCCACGGCCCGCCCGAACACCTACTACAACTACAAGGAAATGCTCGACAAGGAGCAGCTCGACGGCGTGATCATCGCCTCGCCCCTTTCCACCCACGCCGCCATCGCCATGGACTGCCTGGACGCGGACAAGTACGTGTTCTGCGAAAAGACCCTCGTCCGCACCATCGAGGAGGGCCGCGCCCTCGTCACCAAGTGCCACGAGAAGGGCAAGTGGATACAGGTCGGCCACCAGCGCCGCTACAACCCCAAGTACAACCTCGGCATGTGGATGGCCTATGACAAGGGCCTGCTCGGCCGCATCACCCACATCACCGCCCAGTGGCACCGCAACAACCAGTGGCGCCGCCCCACCCCGAAGGACTACGTCCTGAACGAGGAGGAGGCGAAGTACATCCCGGACCTCGAAAAGCACCTGAACTGGCGCCTCTACGACGAGATTTCCGGCGGCCTCTACACCGAGCTCGCCACGCACCAGACGGACATCGCCAACTGGTTCATGAAGGCCGTGCCGAACCGCGTCTTCTCCATCGCCGGCCTCGACTACTGGAAGGACGGGCGCACCGCCGACGACAACATCGTCCTCGTCTTCGAGTACGACGTGAAGCGCAGCTCCCCCGGATTCGTCCAGGTGAAGTCCCGCAGCACCCTGATGGACGACAGCGTCATCAACCGGAACTACACCGTCCGCTTCATCTACACCAGCATCCTGAGCAACGCCAAGCGCGGCGCCTCCGAAATGATCCAGGGCGACCACGGCACCCTCGAGCTCACCGAGAACACCTGCAAGTTCTACGGCGAGCAGGTGACCTACGCCACCGAGGAGAACCTCTCCGCCGAGGAGCTCAGCAAGAAGACCCAGTCCGGCGGCACCCTCCAGCTCAGCAACAAGGAGCTCACCGAGGGCAAGGAGCTCTTCGCCAACTGCACCGAGCTCAAAATCCCCGACGCCTACCAGTTCGAGGGCTTCATCAAGGGCGTGCGCGAGGGCGTCGTCCCGCGCAACAACCAGATGGTCGGGTTCACCACCGCCATCACCGCCATCGCCGCCATGCAGTCCCGCGAGAAGGGCGGCGTGGTCGAGATTGACCCCGCGTGGTACACCTTCGACTTCGAGGTGCCGTCCTTCCACGAGTACGACCCCTCCTGGTCCGAGCTGCACTGCGGTGACGCGGCGGCTGCTGAAGCCGCCGCCGCCGCCGCGCCCGCAGCCCCGGACGCCGCCCCGGCGGAGGGCGCGCCCGCGCCCGCGCCCGAGACGCCGCCCGCGGCCTGA
- a CDS encoding YceI family protein, which produces MKKALLVLVALGVGVAGGFVGGYKLGFEYGQKNVAAEKDFGRVSHANVVTLDEPAPAPAPAAPATAPDAPATPAVPAPAPAAPAAPAAPAAPAGEAVTYALSTDDCFVDFTGYKTVAGDKVGMNGGFGMVEGTVSVPGGDLSQMSFKLDVKTASVFTENAILTGVMKTAAFFDVEKYPEAKLESRKVELRDGKYVATVAWTMRDKTVGVELPMDVKQTANGLTAVGEVFIDRNQWGVGYADYEGIPILPEVRVKFEMLAKKK; this is translated from the coding sequence ATGAAAAAGGCACTGCTTGTGCTTGTGGCACTGGGGGTCGGCGTTGCCGGGGGCTTCGTGGGCGGGTACAAACTCGGCTTCGAGTACGGCCAGAAAAACGTGGCCGCCGAAAAGGACTTTGGCCGGGTCAGCCACGCCAACGTGGTGACCCTCGACGAGCCCGCACCGGCGCCCGCGCCGGCCGCACCGGCAACCGCGCCGGACGCCCCCGCCACCCCGGCGGTCCCGGCGCCAGCGCCCGCCGCCCCCGCGGCCCCCGCCGCCCCGGCGGCGCCCGCGGGCGAGGCTGTAACCTACGCCCTCTCCACGGACGACTGCTTCGTTGACTTCACGGGCTACAAGACCGTGGCCGGGGACAAGGTGGGCATGAACGGCGGCTTCGGCATGGTCGAGGGCACCGTGTCCGTCCCCGGCGGCGACCTGTCGCAGATGTCCTTCAAACTCGATGTCAAGACGGCCTCCGTCTTCACCGAGAACGCCATCCTCACCGGCGTGATGAAGACCGCCGCCTTCTTCGATGTCGAGAAATACCCCGAGGCGAAGCTCGAAAGCCGCAAGGTGGAGCTGCGCGACGGCAAGTATGTGGCCACCGTCGCGTGGACCATGCGCGACAAGACCGTCGGCGTCGAGCTGCCCATGGACGTCAAGCAGACCGCAAACGGGCTTACCGCCGTCGGCGAGGTCTTCATTGACCGCAACCAGTGGGGCGTCGGCTACGCCGACTACGAGGGCATCCCCATCCTCCCCGAAGTCCGCGTCAAGTTCGAAATGCTCGCGAAAAAGAAATGA